A single genomic interval of Lacrimispora sphenoides JCM 1415 harbors:
- a CDS encoding glycoside hydrolase family 28 protein: MEIKIVFKTARSVTLETVTEQIYEFEKPGKILVNGNVYGETKRVVFTLFDLKPDMDYNISLERNGERAEASFHTDYEFVTLNVKDMGARGDGIQDDTSFIQAAVMACPKDSRVLIPKGKYRITSLFLKSHLRLELAEGAELLADTDRNKYPRFPGMIESYDEKEDYNLGTWEGNPLPMFAGIITGIDVEDAVVYGSGLINGQASFDNWWDNVRRMKVAFRPRMVFLERCKNVTLQGFSLKNSPAWVLHPYFSQDLKFLNLDVYNPADSPNTDGLDPESCKNVEILGLHFSLGDDCIAIKSGKIYMGRRYQTPSENIVIRQCLMEDGHGAVTVGSEVGAGVRNIRVERCLFSNTDRGLRIKTRRGRGKDSVLSEIYFDHIHMDHVMTPFVVNSFYFCDPDGKSDYVQCREALPVDERTPEIKRLYFTNIKAENCHVAASFLYGLPEKKIERIEFKNVDISFAYEAKTGAPAMLSGVGECRKKGFLISNVDTLICDHVKISGQEGEAFELSSINHYEVR; encoded by the coding sequence ATGGAAATAAAAATTGTCTTTAAAACGGCACGGTCCGTAACCCTGGAGACTGTTACGGAGCAGATTTATGAATTTGAAAAACCGGGAAAGATTCTGGTAAACGGAAATGTTTATGGAGAAACGAAACGGGTTGTCTTTACGTTGTTTGACTTAAAACCTGATATGGATTATAATATTTCTCTGGAAAGAAATGGGGAAAGGGCGGAAGCCAGTTTCCATACCGACTATGAATTTGTAACATTAAATGTAAAAGATATGGGAGCCAGGGGCGATGGAATCCAGGATGATACCTCCTTTATCCAGGCGGCTGTCATGGCTTGTCCGAAGGACAGCCGGGTACTGATTCCAAAAGGAAAATACCGTATTACCAGCCTGTTTCTAAAAAGCCATTTAAGGCTTGAGCTGGCGGAGGGAGCGGAACTTCTGGCAGATACGGACCGGAACAAATATCCCAGATTTCCTGGAATGATCGAGAGCTATGATGAAAAAGAGGATTACAATCTGGGGACCTGGGAAGGTAATCCTCTCCCGATGTTTGCAGGAATCATAACCGGTATCGATGTGGAAGATGCGGTGGTCTATGGCAGCGGCCTCATCAATGGTCAGGCTTCCTTTGATAACTGGTGGGATAATGTCCGCCGGATGAAGGTGGCATTCCGTCCACGCATGGTATTTTTAGAAAGGTGTAAAAACGTTACCCTTCAGGGCTTTTCCTTAAAAAACAGCCCTGCCTGGGTGCTTCATCCATATTTCAGCCAGGACTTAAAATTCCTCAATCTGGATGTTTATAATCCGGCAGATTCTCCCAATACGGATGGTCTGGACCCGGAATCCTGCAAGAACGTGGAAATACTGGGCCTTCACTTTTCTTTAGGAGATGACTGCATAGCAATCAAGTCTGGAAAAATCTACATGGGCCGCAGGTATCAAACACCTTCTGAAAACATCGTGATCCGCCAGTGTCTGATGGAAGACGGCCATGGGGCGGTGACTGTGGGAAGCGAAGTGGGTGCAGGTGTTAGGAATATCCGAGTGGAGCGCTGCCTGTTTTCCAATACGGACAGAGGCCTTCGGATCAAGACAAGAAGAGGCCGGGGAAAGGACTCTGTGCTTTCTGAAATTTATTTTGACCACATACACATGGATCATGTCATGACACCATTTGTTGTAAACAGCTTTTATTTCTGTGATCCCGATGGAAAGTCTGATTATGTACAGTGCAGAGAGGCCCTTCCTGTTGATGAACGGACCCCAGAGATCAAGAGGCTGTACTTTACCAACATCAAGGCGGAAAACTGCCATGTGGCGGCTTCCTTTCTCTATGGGCTGCCGGAGAAAAAAATTGAGCGCATTGAATTTAAAAATGTTGATATTTCCTTTGCGTACGAGGCAAAGACAGGAGCCCCCGCCATGCTGTCCGGAGTAGGAGAGTGCAGGAAAAAAGGATTTCTCATCAGTAACGTAGACACCCTGATCTGTGATCATGTGAAGATTTCCGGCCAGGAAGGGGAAGCCTTTGAGTTAAGCAGTATCAATCATTACGAAGTGAGATAA
- a CDS encoding sugar phosphate isomerase/epimerase family protein produces MQIGIRLHDVAPGTLEERVKIAHEQGFTCAHLALAKTVQEHSVENSALTPGYASHLRKKFAEHDVDIAVLGCYLNLAHPDPEEIKKIQERYFAHLRFASILSCSVVGTETGAPNKEYCYEPACHTEEALQTFITNLRPVVKCAEKFGVILAIEPVWSHIVYNSKQALKVLKAIDSPNLRIILDPVNLLSVENSGNYEQVIREAIEDLGCYTDVLHMKDFVVEDGRIISGAPGTGVMKYDAILDFVKKEKPYIQMTIEDSRPDNAEWSRKFLESYAADS; encoded by the coding sequence ATGCAGATCGGAATCCGGTTACATGATGTCGCACCTGGAACCCTGGAGGAACGGGTGAAGATTGCCCACGAACAGGGATTTACCTGTGCCCATTTGGCCCTGGCAAAAACTGTGCAGGAACATTCCGTGGAGAATTCCGCGCTGACGCCAGGCTATGCTTCACATTTGCGTAAAAAATTCGCAGAACATGATGTGGATATCGCAGTTTTGGGCTGCTATTTAAATCTGGCTCATCCAGATCCGGAAGAAATCAAAAAAATCCAGGAGCGTTATTTCGCGCATCTGCGTTTTGCCTCTATTTTAAGCTGCAGCGTTGTCGGAACCGAAACTGGCGCACCGAATAAGGAATATTGTTATGAACCGGCCTGCCACACAGAGGAAGCCCTTCAGACATTTATCACCAATTTACGTCCGGTTGTGAAGTGTGCGGAAAAATTCGGTGTGATTCTGGCAATCGAACCGGTGTGGAGCCATATTGTATACAATTCGAAACAGGCACTAAAGGTACTTAAAGCCATTGATTCGCCTAATTTAAGAATTATCCTGGATCCGGTTAATCTTTTGTCAGTAGAAAACAGCGGTAATTACGAGCAGGTAATAAGAGAAGCCATTGAGGATTTAGGCTGCTATACAGATGTTCTTCATATGAAAGACTTTGTAGTGGAAGATGGCCGCATCATATCCGGCGCTCCGGGAACCGGTGTTATGAAATACGATGCGATCCTGGATTTTGTGAAAAAGGAAAAGCCGTATATCCAGATGACCATTGAGGACAGCAGGCCGGATAATGCAGAATGGTCAAGGAAATTTCTTGAAAGCTACGCTGCGGACTCATAA
- a CDS encoding tagaturonate reductase, with amino-acid sequence MEKLCYKTLEKPGYDGYLLKEAPERVLQFGEGNFLRAFVDYFIDVLNEKTGFNSKVVLCQPIAPGLADMINEQEGLYTLFLRGFENGQKVNAKRVISCVSRCLNPYADYESVLACADNPDLRYIACNTTEAGITYDPSCQFTDVPADSYPGKLTQFLYRRFEKFGKEAGKGFVILSCELIDNNGKELEKCVLKYAEQWNLGDEFIHWIKEENIFCSTLVDRIVTGYPRNEAAAICEELGYQDNIIDTGEVFGFWVIEGPDSLKKELPFEEAGLPVIICNDHKPYKQRKVRILNGAHTSFVLGAYLAGQDIVRNCMDDEVICGFMNKTIYDEIIPTLTLPKEELMSFASSVTERFKNPFIDHALLSISLNTTSKWKARVMPSLKSYVEKTGTLPKCITASFAFYIAFYNGMNLTVDGLVAVRPAGDEYTIKDDKPILQFFYDHKDDDAASLVHAVCTNADFWDEDLSEIPGFEEAVAGYLTGIKEKGAYEVMKECLN; translated from the coding sequence ATGGAAAAGTTATGTTATAAAACACTGGAAAAACCTGGGTATGACGGATATCTTTTAAAGGAAGCCCCGGAACGTGTGCTGCAGTTCGGCGAAGGCAATTTCTTAAGGGCATTTGTGGATTATTTTATCGATGTCCTGAATGAAAAAACCGGATTTAATTCCAAGGTTGTTTTATGCCAGCCCATTGCACCAGGTCTTGCGGATATGATCAACGAACAGGAAGGACTTTATACCCTCTTTCTCCGTGGTTTTGAAAACGGGCAGAAGGTAAATGCCAAACGGGTGATCTCCTGTGTAAGCAGATGCTTAAATCCTTATGCAGATTATGAGTCCGTATTGGCTTGTGCGGATAATCCTGACCTGCGTTACATTGCCTGCAATACCACTGAAGCAGGTATTACCTACGATCCTTCCTGCCAGTTTACAGATGTTCCGGCTGACAGCTACCCTGGAAAACTGACCCAGTTCCTTTACAGAAGATTTGAAAAGTTCGGAAAGGAAGCCGGAAAGGGCTTTGTTATCCTCTCCTGCGAGCTGATCGATAACAACGGAAAAGAGCTGGAAAAGTGTGTTTTAAAATACGCAGAGCAATGGAACCTGGGCGATGAATTCATTCACTGGATCAAAGAGGAGAACATCTTCTGCTCCACTCTGGTAGACCGCATCGTAACCGGATATCCGAGAAATGAAGCTGCTGCCATCTGTGAAGAATTAGGCTATCAGGATAACATCATCGATACCGGTGAAGTCTTCGGCTTCTGGGTCATCGAAGGACCGGACAGCTTAAAGAAAGAACTGCCTTTTGAAGAAGCAGGCCTCCCTGTTATCATCTGTAACGATCACAAGCCATATAAGCAGAGAAAGGTCCGCATATTAAACGGCGCACATACATCTTTTGTATTAGGCGCTTACCTTGCCGGACAGGATATTGTCCGCAACTGCATGGATGACGAAGTGATCTGCGGCTTTATGAATAAGACCATTTATGATGAGATCATTCCTACCCTGACCCTTCCAAAGGAAGAATTAATGAGTTTTGCATCCTCTGTTACGGAGCGTTTCAAAAACCCATTTATTGATCATGCCCTGTTATCCATTTCCTTAAATACCACCTCCAAATGGAAAGCCCGTGTTATGCCTTCCCTTAAAAGCTACGTGGAGAAAACAGGCACACTACCTAAATGTATAACAGCCTCCTTCGCTTTCTACATTGCATTCTACAACGGAATGAACCTTACGGTCGACGGCCTTGTTGCAGTACGTCCTGCTGGTGATGAATACACCATCAAGGATGATAAGCCGATTCTTCAGTTCTTCTATGATCATAAGGATGACGATGCGGCTTCCCTTGTTCACGCGGTTTGCACCAATGCAGACTTCTGGGATGAGGATTTAAGTGAAATTCCAGGATTTGAAGAAGCCGTAGCTGGTTATTTAACAGGTATTAAAGAAAAAGGCGCATATGAAGTTATGAAGGAATGTTTAAACTGA
- a CDS encoding UxaA family hydrolase has product MQDFIKIHSGDNVAVALKPLSSGTAAEIGGNTVTLLEDIPQGHKFALADIPAGSSVIKYGCAIGMAKEHIKTGAWIHTHNLKTGLGDLLAYTYEKQETAVIPTEERFFQGYRRPDGKVGVRNEIWIIPTVGCVNNIATALERMAKKYVGGSIDEIAAFPHPYGCSQMGDDQEYTRTILADLINHPNAGGVLVLGLGCENSSVSELKPYIGDYDENRVKFLVTQESEDEMVDAMELIGQLAEYAGTFHREPVSCSELIIGMKCGGSDGLSGITANPTVGAFSDMLVSKGGTTILTEVPEMFGAETLLMNRCQNEETFDKTVDLINDFKNYFTSHNQTIYENPSPGNKKGGISTLEDKSLGCVQKSGSAPVVDVLKYGEPVRDKGLNLLSAPGNDLVASTALAASGAHIVLFTTGRGTPFACPVPTMKISTNTALSTKKSNWIDFNCGVLVEGTDMDTLKNEFFDFVIEVASGKKVKSEEAGFHDMAIFKQGVTL; this is encoded by the coding sequence ATGCAGGATTTTATCAAAATTCATTCCGGAGATAATGTAGCAGTTGCATTAAAGCCGCTTTCTTCCGGCACTGCCGCAGAGATAGGCGGAAATACCGTTACACTCCTGGAAGATATCCCACAGGGTCATAAATTCGCCCTCGCCGATATACCTGCCGGCTCATCCGTCATCAAATACGGCTGTGCCATTGGCATGGCAAAGGAACATATTAAGACAGGGGCCTGGATTCACACGCATAATTTAAAAACAGGTTTGGGGGATTTACTTGCTTATACGTACGAGAAACAGGAAACGGCTGTTATCCCCACAGAAGAACGTTTCTTTCAAGGCTACCGTAGGCCGGACGGTAAAGTGGGTGTGCGCAATGAAATCTGGATCATTCCCACTGTTGGCTGTGTCAATAACATAGCCACTGCTCTGGAGCGTATGGCTAAGAAATACGTAGGCGGCTCCATTGACGAAATCGCCGCATTCCCTCATCCTTACGGCTGTTCCCAGATGGGTGACGACCAGGAATATACAAGAACCATTCTGGCTGATTTAATCAACCATCCCAACGCCGGAGGCGTTCTGGTCCTGGGACTTGGCTGTGAAAACAGCAGCGTTTCCGAACTGAAACCCTATATCGGCGATTACGACGAGAACAGAGTGAAATTCCTGGTAACTCAGGAGTCTGAGGATGAAATGGTTGATGCCATGGAGCTCATCGGACAGCTGGCTGAATACGCAGGCACGTTCCACAGAGAGCCTGTAAGCTGCAGCGAACTCATCATTGGTATGAAATGCGGCGGTTCCGACGGTTTATCCGGAATCACGGCCAATCCCACGGTAGGAGCATTCTCCGATATGCTGGTTTCCAAAGGCGGAACAACCATCCTGACGGAGGTTCCCGAGATGTTCGGTGCGGAAACGCTTCTTATGAACCGCTGCCAGAATGAAGAGACCTTTGATAAAACCGTGGATCTGATCAATGATTTCAAGAACTATTTCACCAGCCATAACCAGACCATTTACGAAAATCCTTCCCCTGGCAACAAAAAGGGCGGTATCTCTACCCTGGAGGACAAATCCTTAGGCTGTGTCCAGAAATCCGGCAGCGCTCCGGTCGTAGATGTATTAAAATACGGGGAACCGGTACGCGATAAGGGCTTAAATCTCTTAAGTGCTCCCGGTAACGACTTAGTGGCCTCCACGGCACTGGCCGCTTCCGGTGCCCACATCGTTCTGTTCACCACAGGCCGCGGTACACCATTTGCCTGCCCGGTACCGACCATGAAGATTTCCACCAACACTGCCTTAAGCACAAAGAAAAGTAACTGGATTGATTTCAACTGCGGCGTACTGGTCGAGGGTACGGATATGGATACCCTTAAAAATGAATTCTTTGATTTTGTCATCGAGGTAGCTTCCGGCAAAAAGGTAAAATCCGAAGAAGCAGGTTTCCATGACATGGCTATCTTTAAGCAAGGCGTGACCTTATAA
- a CDS encoding LacI family DNA-binding transcriptional regulator: MNIYDIAELAGVSIATVSRVVNDSPRVSEKTKQKVRTIMEEHGYTPNVFARGLGLDSMKTIGILCPDVSDAYMATAVAHLESRMHEHGYDCILCCSGFEQSVKEKYVSLLLAKRIDALLMVGSTYAGTGESDKNTQYVRDAAKQIPVFLINGFLDGENIYCAYGDDYQATYDVTSQMIETGRKRILFLCDSHSYSANQKLAGYESALKAHGLPVLGDLKLYVKNRIHTVRDILLERRDLRFDSVVATDDGLAVGAIKYANAKLLKVPENLCITGFNNSALSICSDPELSSIDNRVEELCNISVDNMMKILLGEETEVNRNNRIPCRLIKRCTTDF; the protein is encoded by the coding sequence ATGAACATTTATGACATTGCAGAACTTGCAGGAGTTTCCATCGCTACCGTATCCCGGGTGGTGAACGACAGCCCCCGTGTGAGTGAGAAAACAAAACAAAAAGTCAGGACGATTATGGAAGAACATGGCTATACTCCCAATGTATTTGCCAGAGGCCTTGGGCTTGATTCCATGAAGACCATTGGGATTTTATGTCCAGATGTATCAGATGCATATATGGCTACAGCGGTAGCCCATTTAGAGAGCCGCATGCACGAGCATGGTTACGACTGTATTTTGTGCTGCAGCGGATTTGAACAGTCCGTAAAAGAAAAGTATGTCAGCCTTCTTCTTGCGAAGCGGATTGATGCGCTCCTCATGGTTGGTTCTACTTATGCAGGAACAGGGGAATCGGATAAAAATACGCAGTATGTCCGCGATGCAGCAAAGCAGATTCCGGTATTTTTGATCAACGGATTTTTGGATGGTGAGAATATTTATTGTGCTTATGGAGATGATTATCAGGCAACCTACGATGTGACCAGCCAGATGATTGAGACAGGACGGAAGAGAATCTTGTTTCTATGTGACTCCCATTCTTACAGTGCAAATCAGAAATTGGCAGGCTATGAATCCGCTTTAAAAGCCCACGGGCTTCCTGTGCTGGGAGATTTAAAGCTTTATGTAAAGAACCGGATCCATACGGTAAGGGATATTCTTCTGGAACGCCGTGATTTACGATTTGACAGCGTGGTAGCTACAGATGACGGTCTTGCCGTAGGTGCGATTAAGTATGCCAATGCAAAGCTATTAAAGGTACCGGAAAATTTGTGTATTACCGGATTTAATAATTCCGCCCTGTCGATCTGCAGCGATCCGGAGCTTTCTTCCATTGATAACCGGGTCGAGGAATTATGCAACATCTCCGTCGATAATATGATGAAAATTCTTCTGGGAGAAGAAACGGAAGTTAACAGGAATAACCGGATTCCATGCCGGCTAATCAAGCGGTGTACCACTGATTTTTAG
- a CDS encoding DUF6145 family protein, with amino-acid sequence MEHDGDNVVLCGANSYEQKYYFNQQFVALPESIKQDLQIMCVLYTEDVGGILIMEYDEDGTLEFKVTAEEGDYLFDEIGSVLKIKQYRKEKRELLESLEMYYRVFYLGEELEGGEIDT; translated from the coding sequence ATGGAGCATGATGGAGATAATGTGGTGCTTTGCGGCGCCAATTCCTATGAGCAGAAATATTATTTTAACCAGCAGTTTGTGGCCCTCCCCGAAAGCATCAAGCAGGATCTTCAAATTATGTGCGTGCTTTATACCGAAGATGTAGGAGGAATCCTTATCATGGAATACGATGAGGATGGCACCCTGGAATTTAAGGTAACAGCAGAGGAGGGGGATTATCTGTTTGATGAGATCGGAAGCGTGCTGAAGATCAAACAGTACCGGAAAGAGAAAAGAGAACTTCTGGAATCTTTGGAAATGTATTACCGGGTGTTTTATCTGGGAGAAGAATTGGAAGGCGGAGAAATAGATACGTGA
- the dusB gene encoding tRNA dihydrouridine synthase DusB yields MKLRIGNLTLDNNLILAPMAGVTDLPFRFLCREQGCGMAVTEMVSAKAILYKNRNTNELLKVADGEGPVSLQLFGSDPDIMADIAAKVEEGPYAFIDVNMGCPMPKIVNNGEGSALMKDIRLAERILTAMVKTVKKPVTVKFRKGFTDEDCNAVEFAKMAESCGVAAVAVHGRTREQYYSGTADWNIIRKVKEAVSIPVIGNGDVFKPEDAKALLEETGCDGVMIARGAKGNPWIFKRTLHYLETGELLPAPTREEISNMIIRHGALEMEHKGEAVAMREMRGHMAWYTAGLPHSAKLRNDINQVGTMDELRHFAEDRIGKFRSEK; encoded by the coding sequence GTGAAGCTTAGAATTGGAAATTTGACGTTGGACAACAACCTGATACTGGCACCGATGGCAGGAGTTACGGACCTGCCATTTCGTTTTCTCTGCAGGGAGCAGGGCTGCGGTATGGCAGTAACGGAGATGGTCAGCGCCAAGGCAATTTTATATAAAAACAGAAATACAAATGAGCTGCTAAAGGTGGCCGATGGGGAAGGCCCTGTCAGCCTCCAGCTTTTTGGTTCTGATCCGGATATCATGGCGGATATCGCTGCTAAGGTGGAAGAAGGGCCCTATGCATTCATTGATGTGAACATGGGATGTCCCATGCCGAAGATCGTTAATAACGGCGAGGGGTCGGCGCTGATGAAGGATATCAGGCTTGCAGAGCGTATTTTAACCGCTATGGTAAAGACCGTTAAAAAGCCTGTGACCGTAAAATTCAGAAAAGGCTTTACAGATGAGGATTGCAATGCCGTGGAATTTGCCAAAATGGCGGAAAGCTGCGGAGTGGCGGCAGTTGCTGTTCATGGCAGGACCAGGGAACAGTATTATTCAGGAACAGCGGACTGGAATATTATAAGGAAGGTAAAGGAAGCTGTCTCAATTCCGGTCATTGGAAACGGCGACGTATTTAAGCCGGAGGATGCCAAGGCTCTTCTGGAGGAAACCGGCTGTGACGGGGTGATGATCGCCAGAGGAGCCAAGGGGAATCCCTGGATCTTTAAAAGGACCCTTCATTATCTGGAAACAGGAGAACTGCTTCCAGCACCCACCAGAGAAGAGATTTCTAATATGATCATCCGCCATGGTGCCCTGGAGATGGAGCACAAAGGGGAAGCGGTGGCCATGCGTGAAATGCGCGGGCATATGGCGTGGTATACAGCCGGACTTCCTCATTCTGCAAAGCTTAGAAATGATATCAACCAGGTGGGAACCATGGACGAATTAAGGCATTTTGCGGAAGATAGGATCGGAAAATTCCGATCAGAGAAGTAG
- the greA gene encoding transcription elongation factor GreA yields the protein MVDKKNILTYEGLKRYEDELHNLKVVKRQEVAQKIKEAREQGDLSENAEYDAAKDEQRDIEMRIEELEKLLKNAEVVVEDEIDLDKINIGCKVKVYDVDEDEEMEFKIVGSTEANSLQNKISNESPVGHALMGRKVGDVVDVETQSGVIQYKVLEIQRVS from the coding sequence ATGGTAGACAAGAAAAATATTTTAACCTACGAAGGCCTTAAAAGATACGAGGATGAGCTTCATAATTTAAAGGTAGTAAAAAGACAAGAGGTCGCCCAGAAGATCAAGGAAGCCAGGGAGCAAGGTGACTTATCCGAGAACGCTGAGTATGATGCCGCTAAGGATGAGCAGAGAGACATTGAGATGCGTATTGAAGAGCTGGAGAAGCTCCTTAAAAATGCAGAGGTAGTGGTTGAGGATGAGATTGATTTAGATAAGATTAATATTGGCTGCAAGGTAAAAGTCTACGATGTTGATGAAGACGAAGAAATGGAATTCAAAATCGTGGGTTCCACAGAGGCAAACAGCCTTCAGAATAAAATTTCTAACGAATCCCCGGTTGGTCATGCACTGATGGGCAGGAAAGTTGGAGATGTGGTAGACGTTGAGACACAGTCCGGCGTGATCCAGTATAAAGTTCTGGAAATCCAGAGAGTGTCTTAG
- a CDS encoding helix-turn-helix domain-containing protein: MLNDYGDILTLNELCEVLKISENVAYRLIREKSISAFKVGRIYKIPKKAVESYILAAANMK, from the coding sequence ATGCTTAATGACTACGGAGATATCCTAACACTAAACGAGCTTTGTGAAGTTTTAAAAATCAGTGAGAATGTTGCCTATCGGCTAATTAGAGAAAAATCCATTTCTGCCTTTAAAGTTGGTCGAATTTACAAGATTCCCAAAAAAGCTGTGGAATCTTATATTTTGGCGGCAGCAAATATGAAGTAG
- a CDS encoding relaxase/mobilization nuclease domain-containing protein, whose product MANIIIVNQDYQNEDAIYNTINYVFGSEYYQYSGAVGLLWYPSLRQCQTDKVLGVNEIDSNIKYLADSFRAVKTAYNKLDGQQVVHIVVGFECKDIMNPTLAYIFAERFANYIGQRFQVIYGVHQGSDYSKYYLHVHFIINTISYVDGNRFYDRRGDYYDLGNAAKEIMPNAKWNVYKK is encoded by the coding sequence ATGGCGAATATTATCATAGTAAACCAAGATTATCAGAATGAAGATGCAATTTATAATACAATTAATTATGTATTTGGCTCTGAATATTATCAGTATTCCGGAGCGGTAGGCTTATTATGGTATCCATCCTTAAGACAATGCCAAACTGACAAAGTATTGGGTGTAAATGAAATAGACAGTAATATAAAGTATTTAGCAGATTCGTTTCGAGCTGTAAAAACGGCATATAACAAATTGGATGGTCAGCAGGTGGTTCATATTGTAGTGGGATTTGAATGCAAAGATATTATGAATCCGACGTTGGCTTATATTTTTGCAGAACGGTTTGCTAATTACATAGGGCAGAGATTTCAAGTGATATATGGTGTTCATCAAGGCAGTGATTATAGTAAATATTATCTTCATGTGCATTTTATAATTAATACAATTAGCTATGTGGACGGGAATAGATTCTATGATCGGCGAGGAGATTATTATGATCTCGGTAATGCTGCAAAAGAAATCATGCCAAACGCTAAGTGGAATGTCTATAAGAAGTAA
- a CDS encoding helix-turn-helix domain-containing protein: MDADYIRKKITELRIKKDVSEHRMSLDLGHSRSYIHGIVTGKSLPSMTEFLYICEYLEVTPKYFFDSDGENPILISQLVEEASSLSESDLLALVYLAKRLKK; this comes from the coding sequence ATGGATGCAGATTATATACGTAAGAAAATTACAGAACTTAGAATTAAAAAAGATGTTTCCGAACACCGCATGAGCCTTGATTTAGGTCACTCTCGGTCATATATTCACGGAATTGTAACAGGAAAATCACTGCCGTCCATGACGGAATTTTTATACATATGCGAATACCTTGAAGTTACTCCGAAATATTTCTTTGATTCGGATGGAGAAAATCCAATTCTCATTTCACAGTTAGTTGAAGAAGCTTCTTCTCTATCCGAAAGTGATCTTTTAGCATTAGTATATCTGGCTAAAAGATTGAAAAAATAA
- a CDS encoding helix-turn-helix transcriptional regulator: MGKYEYDRKQERLLTLYTKLIEGEVICKKTEAEYFHVSPRSLQRDIDDLRIFLANRSVKTGSMQQLIYDKKLKGYRLVDIRNLKMTNGELLALCKILLESRSLTKEEFFPLIEKLLENCSSPENKRDISTLIANEKHHYIEPHHHTKIIDAIWNLGEAVRNQKCVKIEYKKLKSKDTVNRMVKPVGIMFSEYYFYLIAFIGDNKKESESQVDLFPAIYRIDRIQNFTVLEKHFFLPYKGRFEEGEFRKRVQFMYGGSLQRITFQYSGLSIEAVLDRLPTAQILEEKDGVYTVTAEVFGNGIEIWLRSQGDVVKIKN; encoded by the coding sequence ATGGGGAAATATGAATATGATAGAAAACAGGAACGCCTTTTAACGTTGTACACAAAATTAATAGAAGGAGAGGTTATATGTAAGAAAACCGAAGCAGAATACTTTCATGTCAGCCCCCGTTCATTACAGAGAGATATTGATGATTTGAGAATATTTTTGGCAAATCGTTCGGTTAAGACTGGAAGTATGCAGCAACTTATCTATGATAAGAAGTTAAAAGGTTACAGGCTTGTAGACATCCGGAATTTAAAAATGACAAATGGAGAACTTTTGGCATTGTGTAAGATTCTTTTAGAAAGTCGTTCTCTTACCAAAGAAGAATTTTTTCCACTTATTGAAAAGCTGTTAGAAAATTGTTCTTCTCCAGAAAATAAGCGGGATATATCTACTCTGATTGCAAATGAAAAGCATCACTACATAGAACCTCATCACCATACAAAAATTATTGATGCAATATGGAATCTTGGGGAAGCAGTTCGCAATCAAAAGTGTGTAAAAATAGAATATAAGAAGCTTAAAAGCAAAGATACTGTAAATCGGATGGTGAAACCGGTAGGAATTATGTTTTCAGAATATTATTTTTATTTAATAGCCTTTATCGGTGATAATAAGAAGGAAAGTGAGAGTCAAGTAGATCTATTTCCCGCAATCTATCGAATTGACCGGATTCAGAATTTTACTGTTTTGGAAAAGCATTTTTTCCTTCCATATAAAGGGAGGTTTGAGGAAGGAGAGTTTAGAAAGAGAGTGCAGTTCATGTATGGAGGGAGTCTTCAGCGGATTACTTTTCAGTATTCGGGACTTTCTATTGAGGCGGTTTTGGATCGCTTGCCTACAGCGCAGATTTTGGAAGAAAAGGATGGGGTTTATACGGTAACAGCGGAAGTGTTTGGAAACGGGATTGAAATTTGGCTTAGAAGCCAGGGAGATGTTGTAAAGATTAAAAATTGA